A single genomic interval of Nostoc commune NIES-4072 harbors:
- a CDS encoding P-loop NTPase fold protein, whose amino-acid sequence MKLDLVRFFQACNPSKTLVVSKPEDRQYYIDFSKVRGAKIIEELGRTITRLSPEQPTCQLFTGHIGCGKSTELLRLKAELEQQEFHVVYFESSQSLDMADIDVTDILLAVAREVSQSLEAIKINLKPGYFQTLFTELAEFLQTPIELGGELSVGIAKITAKTKDSPKLRSQLRQYLEPRTNGILESINKELLKPAREKLKQQGKKGLVVIIDNLDRVDNSLKPSGHYQPEYLFVERGEQLNQLNCHVVYTIPLVLIFSNALGRLTNRFGADPKVLPMVPVQLQDGSQFSQGITLLQQMVMARAFPGVSWEQSQHLITEVFDSADSLERLCLVSGGHLRNLLMLLFRCLQQEDPPLSQECVNRVIKQRRNELTLAITPDEWELLREVTQEKSLRGHERYELLLRSMFVFEYRDEDGSWFDINPILAEAKEFRL is encoded by the coding sequence ATGAAACTAGATTTAGTCAGGTTTTTTCAAGCTTGCAACCCCAGTAAGACTCTGGTTGTGAGCAAACCGGAGGATAGACAATATTATATTGATTTCTCTAAAGTGCGTGGTGCCAAGATTATTGAAGAATTAGGGCGAACTATCACCCGCCTTTCACCTGAGCAACCTACTTGTCAATTATTTACCGGACATATCGGCTGTGGCAAGTCTACTGAATTACTGCGGCTAAAGGCAGAGTTAGAACAGCAGGAATTTCATGTGGTTTATTTTGAGTCTAGCCAAAGCCTAGATATGGCTGATATTGATGTTACAGATATTTTACTGGCAGTAGCTCGTGAAGTGAGTCAAAGTCTAGAAGCAATAAAAATTAATCTGAAACCAGGATACTTTCAAACTCTATTTACTGAACTTGCTGAATTTTTGCAAACGCCGATAGAACTTGGGGGAGAGTTATCTGTAGGTATTGCCAAGATTACCGCCAAAACTAAAGATAGCCCCAAACTTCGCTCTCAGTTACGGCAATATTTAGAACCGCGTACCAATGGCATTTTAGAATCAATCAACAAAGAATTGCTCAAGCCTGCTAGAGAGAAACTGAAGCAGCAAGGTAAAAAAGGACTGGTGGTAATTATTGATAATCTCGACCGAGTGGATAATTCTTTAAAGCCTTCCGGTCATTACCAGCCAGAATATCTCTTTGTTGAACGCGGTGAACAGTTAAACCAGCTAAATTGTCATGTTGTTTATACTATTCCCCTAGTGTTGATTTTTTCCAACGCTTTAGGAAGGCTGACAAATCGCTTTGGCGCAGACCCCAAGGTTTTGCCAATGGTTCCTGTGCAACTACAAGATGGTTCACAATTTTCACAAGGAATCACGCTGCTGCAACAGATGGTCATGGCGAGAGCTTTTCCTGGTGTCAGTTGGGAACAAAGCCAGCATTTGATTACTGAAGTTTTTGATAGTGCTGATAGTTTAGAACGGCTGTGCTTAGTTAGCGGCGGTCATTTGCGTAACTTGTTAATGTTATTATTTCGCTGTCTTCAGCAAGAAGACCCGCCTTTATCGCAAGAGTGCGTAAATAGAGTGATTAAACAACGCCGCAATGAGCTAACTTTGGCAATTACGCCCGATGAATGGGAATTACTACGTGAGGTGACGCAAGAGAAAAGCTTGAGAGGTCACGAAAGATACGAACTTTTGCTCCGCAGTATGTTTGTGTTTGAATACCGGGATGAGGATGGTTCTTGGTTTGATATCAATCCGATTTTGGCAGAAGCCAAGGAATTTAGGTTATAA
- the mreD gene encoding rod shape-determining protein MreD, whose translation MKIPAFGSSRQKKPKSSQRKSKFRIQPLSRWHPGVRQLLGWIVTASSVLLCLLLLPTRLPGMELLGIAPNWLLIWVVAWSVKRTVFAGALAGIILGLLQDSMTSPNPTHALSLGIVGILTALLQKQRFIEEDFISIAVIVFVMAVLAETIFGLQLTLMGNERKVTDIWTYYQRVALASAILSSLWAPVVYYPLNLWWQRIKLLEQ comes from the coding sequence ATGAAGATTCCTGCATTTGGTAGTAGCAGGCAGAAAAAGCCAAAATCATCACAGCGAAAATCGAAATTCCGAATCCAGCCACTTTCTCGTTGGCATCCCGGTGTACGTCAGTTGTTGGGTTGGATAGTGACGGCTAGTTCTGTACTATTATGTTTGCTATTATTGCCAACCCGCTTACCGGGTATGGAATTATTGGGAATTGCCCCTAACTGGCTGTTAATTTGGGTGGTAGCTTGGAGTGTGAAGCGCACGGTGTTTGCCGGAGCATTGGCAGGTATAATTCTAGGACTACTTCAAGATTCAATGACATCACCTAACCCTACTCATGCTCTTAGTTTAGGTATAGTGGGAATTTTAACTGCTCTGCTCCAAAAGCAGCGTTTTATCGAAGAAGATTTTATTTCGATCGCTGTAATTGTCTTTGTTATGGCAGTTTTGGCAGAAACTATTTTTGGTTTGCAATTAACTTTGATGGGGAATGAGCGCAAGGTCACAGATATTTGGACATATTACCAACGTGTTGCCCTAGCTTCTGCCATTCTTAGTAGTCTGTGGGCACCTGTGGTCTATTATCCGCTAAATCTTTGGTGGCAACGGATAAAATTGTTGGAACAATAG
- the msrB gene encoding peptide-methionine (R)-S-oxide reductase MsrB, whose amino-acid sequence MDKRYFLQASAVIVGTALLSRYIKWGPKEMTTSNSGFEITKPEEEWRTILTPEQFKVLRKHGTERPYTSPLDKEYDNGTYYCAACEQPLFTSDTKFNSGTGWPSFFKPIEGAIATTVDRSLFMTRTEVHCSRCGGHLGHVFDDGPAPTGKRYCMNGVSLKFTPA is encoded by the coding sequence ATGGACAAACGATATTTTTTACAGGCTAGTGCAGTAATAGTCGGCACAGCATTGTTATCAAGGTATATCAAATGGGGGCCAAAAGAGATGACAACTTCTAATAGTGGATTTGAAATTACTAAACCTGAAGAAGAGTGGCGCACCATTTTAACGCCGGAACAGTTTAAAGTATTGCGTAAACACGGCACTGAACGCCCTTATACCAGCCCATTGGATAAGGAATACGACAATGGTACTTATTATTGTGCTGCGTGTGAACAGCCACTGTTTACCTCCGATACCAAATTTAACAGTGGTACTGGCTGGCCTAGCTTCTTTAAGCCGATTGAAGGTGCGATCGCTACTACTGTAGATCGGTCGTTGTTTATGACCAGAACTGAAGTGCATTGTAGTCGCTGTGGTGGCCATCTGGGTCATGTTTTCGATGACGGACCTGCACCCACAGGCAAGCGCTATTGCATGAATGGAGTTTCGTTGAAGTTTACTCCTGCCTAA
- a CDS encoding (Fe-S)-binding protein, producing MQVSENSVNNTASLKNLKGFDQSHPPDPKLIDSCVHCGFCLSTCPSYRVLGKEMDSPRGRIYLMDAINEGEIALNTATVEHFDSCLGCLACVSTCPSGVQYDKLISATRHQVERNYPRSLTDQFFRQLIFSLFPYPNLLRILLVPLLVYQKLGFAKFFRATGLLNKISPRLAAMESILPEITLKSFQDNLPTVIRAQGEKRYRVGVILGCVQRLFFSPVNEATVRVLTANGCEVVIPKSQGCCAALPEHQGQTEQAKALARQMIDSFANTDVDFVIINAAGCGHTLKEYGHILESDPEYREKAKDFAAKVKDAQEFLATVGFTAKLSPLTDKPLNLVYQDACHLLHGQKISVQPRQILRQIPGVKLREPIDAALCCGSAGVYNMLQPEVSEELGQQKVQNLLNTGAKLIASANPGCTLQITKHLQLQGKKISVIHPMELLDYSIRGEKLKL from the coding sequence ATGCAGGTTTCAGAAAATTCTGTTAATAATACGGCTAGTTTAAAGAATTTGAAGGGGTTTGATCAGAGTCATCCGCCTGACCCAAAGTTGATTGATAGTTGTGTCCATTGTGGATTTTGTCTCTCAACTTGTCCCAGTTATCGGGTGCTTGGTAAGGAGATGGATTCTCCTAGAGGACGCATCTATTTAATGGATGCGATTAATGAGGGCGAGATTGCTTTAAATACAGCAACAGTAGAACATTTTGATTCTTGTTTGGGTTGTCTTGCTTGTGTCAGTACTTGTCCTTCTGGTGTGCAGTATGACAAATTGATTTCTGCGACTCGTCATCAAGTTGAACGAAATTATCCTCGCAGTTTAACAGATCAATTTTTTCGTCAACTGATATTTTCTTTATTTCCTTATCCCAATCTTTTACGGATTTTATTAGTTCCGTTGTTGGTTTATCAAAAGTTGGGGTTTGCAAAATTCTTTCGCGCTACGGGTTTACTCAATAAAATATCGCCTCGTTTGGCAGCAATGGAATCTATTCTGCCAGAAATTACTCTCAAATCTTTTCAGGATAATTTGCCTACTGTTATTCGCGCCCAAGGTGAAAAGCGTTACCGAGTCGGGGTAATTTTGGGTTGCGTGCAACGGCTGTTTTTCTCTCCTGTGAATGAAGCAACCGTGAGAGTTTTAACAGCTAATGGTTGTGAAGTTGTGATTCCCAAATCTCAAGGTTGTTGTGCAGCGCTTCCCGAACACCAAGGACAAACAGAACAGGCGAAAGCTTTAGCAAGGCAGATGATTGATAGTTTTGCTAACACGGATGTAGATTTCGTGATTATCAATGCTGCTGGTTGTGGTCATACTTTGAAAGAATACGGTCATATTTTAGAAAGTGACCCAGAATATCGAGAAAAGGCAAAGGATTTTGCAGCTAAGGTTAAAGATGCTCAAGAGTTTTTGGCAACTGTTGGGTTTACAGCAAAACTTTCGCCACTAACTGATAAACCTTTGAATTTAGTTTATCAAGATGCTTGTCATTTATTGCATGGACAAAAGATTAGTGTGCAACCGCGTCAGATATTGCGGCAAATTCCAGGGGTAAAGTTGAGAGAACCGATAGATGCAGCTTTATGTTGTGGCAGTGCTGGGGTTTATAATATGCTGCAACCAGAAGTTTCTGAAGAATTGGGTCAGCAAAAAGTGCAGAATTTATTGAATACTGGTGCTAAGTTAATTGCTTCTGCTAATCCGGGGTGTACTTTGCAGATTACGAAGCATTTGCAGTTGCAAGGTAAAAAGATTTCAGTTATTCACCCGATGGAGTTGTTAGATTATTCAATTCGCGGTGAAAAGCTGAAGTTGTAG
- a CDS encoding FAD-binding oxidoreductase, whose product MKAMSNDKPQAICVSDFASIVGEENAVCLWENIELSQQKRIQQAIASGNSPSCIVYPRTQQQLAAVIATAHTNNWRILPCGSGSKLSWGGLAKGVDIVVSTERINKLIEHAVGDLTVTIEPGMKFSNLQALLAKSRQFLALDPTAPESATIGGIVATGDTGSLRQRYGSVRDQLLGITFVRADGEIAKAGGRVVKNVAGYDLMKLLTGSYGTLGFISQLTFRVYPLPEASGTVVLTGSAEAVSQAADILRGSALTPVQADLLSTKLVSSLGLGQGLGLIARFQSISESVKEQSNRVLEVGQKLGLDGAIFADGDEVNLWQRLQERIHTSATESIITCKIGVLPTAAVEILAQVELGLIHISSGLGLLQLEDKNQVLKVRDELRSAGGDAYGGLRLRTQASSGFLTILEAPVAVKEQIDVWGYTGNALPLMRRIKEQFDSKNILSPGRFVGGI is encoded by the coding sequence ATGAAAGCGATGTCTAACGACAAGCCGCAAGCCATCTGCGTTTCTGATTTTGCATCTATCGTCGGCGAAGAAAATGCTGTTTGTCTTTGGGAAAATATCGAATTAAGTCAGCAAAAACGTATCCAACAGGCTATAGCTTCTGGAAATTCTCCCAGTTGTATCGTCTATCCTCGCACTCAACAACAGCTAGCCGCAGTCATCGCTACAGCTCACACTAACAACTGGCGTATCCTCCCCTGTGGTAGTGGCAGTAAACTTAGCTGGGGCGGTTTAGCTAAGGGCGTTGATATTGTAGTTAGTACAGAACGCATTAATAAACTTATTGAACACGCTGTTGGGGATTTGACTGTCACAATAGAACCTGGGATGAAGTTCTCTAATTTACAAGCACTTTTGGCAAAGTCGCGGCAATTTCTCGCCCTTGATCCTACAGCACCAGAGTCTGCAACCATTGGCGGTATTGTTGCCACAGGTGATACAGGTTCTCTGCGGCAACGTTATGGTAGTGTGCGCGACCAGCTATTAGGTATTACCTTTGTGCGTGCTGATGGAGAAATAGCTAAAGCTGGGGGAAGAGTAGTCAAAAATGTTGCCGGATATGACTTGATGAAGTTGCTTACTGGGTCTTATGGCACATTGGGCTTTATTAGTCAACTAACTTTTCGCGTGTATCCACTACCAGAGGCATCGGGAACGGTGGTACTAACGGGTAGTGCAGAGGCTGTATCCCAAGCGGCTGATATCCTTCGAGGTTCGGCGTTAACACCAGTTCAGGCTGATTTGCTATCAACTAAGTTGGTGTCTAGTTTAGGTTTGGGTCAAGGGCTGGGATTAATTGCCCGCTTTCAAAGTATTAGTGAGAGTGTTAAGGAACAGTCAAACCGAGTTTTGGAAGTAGGGCAAAAGTTAGGTTTAGATGGGGCAATTTTTGCCGATGGTGATGAAGTTAATCTATGGCAGAGATTGCAAGAACGAATCCATACTAGTGCCACAGAATCTATAATTACTTGCAAAATAGGAGTGTTACCTACTGCTGCTGTGGAGATTTTGGCTCAGGTGGAGTTGGGTTTAATTCATATAAGTAGTGGTTTGGGTTTGTTACAATTAGAGGATAAAAATCAAGTTTTGAAAGTGCGCGATGAGCTACGCTCCGCCGGAGGCGATGCCTACGGCGGGCTACGCCTACGCACTCAAGCAAGTAGTGGTTTTTTAACAATTCTGGAAGCACCAGTGGCGGTTAAAGAACAAATAGATGTTTGGGGTTATACGGGTAATGCTTTGCCGTTGATGCGCCGTATTAAGGAACAGTTTGATAGTAAGAATATTTTAAGTCCTGGTCGGTTTGTGGGTGGAATTTAA